Within the Roseicitreum antarcticum genome, the region GAAGCGACGCCAATGCAGCGGCACCGGAACGACCAGCATATCGGGTTGAAGCATTGGTTGTACTGCCCGCGCCATCCAGCGCCCGCAGGCGATGCCATAATCCAGCCGGTCACCATATTTCAGCCCCAGCACGATATAGCGCGCACGATCCCCGTACAGCATCGCCGCGCGGCCCTGCGTCCACGGCCGCGCCAGCGTCAGGCAATCGTCGCAAAGGACCCCGCCCACCGCCTCGCCCGGCAGCGGTATCCCACAACCGTCGCATACCAGCCCACCGATAAACCCGGCACGCGACCAACACGCAGGGCACAACGCATGCTCTTCTACCGTCGGGGTGTCGCAGGTCAGGCATTGCGGGGGGTACACCACGCGCAGCACATGGCGCAGGGTCAGCTTTTGCAATTTCACCCCATCCCTCCTAAATACCCCGCAATGGTTCCCGGCATGAAAGCCCTCTGAT harbors:
- a CDS encoding ComF family protein, whose product is MKLQKLTLRHVLRVVYPPQCLTCDTPTVEEHALCPACWSRAGFIGGLVCDGCGIPLPGEAVGGVLCDDCLTLARPWTQGRAAMLYGDRARYIVLGLKYGDRLDYGIACGRWMARAVQPMLQPDMLVVPVPLHWRRFAQRRYNQAAILSAAVARVLGAEHCPDLLVRPRPTGTQDGRGRMGRFDNMQAALIPHKTRGVRAAGRNILLVDDVMTSGATFAAATEACIAAGAASVRVVALARVAHAD